A window of the Brachyhypopomus gauderio isolate BG-103 chromosome 14, BGAUD_0.2, whole genome shotgun sequence genome harbors these coding sequences:
- the LOC143475267 gene encoding myosin regulatory light chain 2, smooth muscle minor isoform-like, producing the protein MSSKRAKGKTTKKRPQRATSNVFAMFDQSQIQEFKEAFNMIDQNRDGFIDKEDLHDMLASLGKNPTDEYLEVMMSEAPGPINFTMFLTMFGEKLNGTDPEDVIRNAFACFDEEGTGFIQEEYLRELLTTMGDRFTDEEVDELFREAPIDKKGNFNYVAFTRILKHGAKDKDD; encoded by the exons ATGTCCAGCAAACGGGCCAAGGGGAAAACCACAAAAAAACGCCCTCAGAGGGCCACTTCAAATGTGTTTGCCATGTTTGACCAGTCACAGATTCAAGAATTCAAGGAAGCCTTTAATATGATTGACCAGAACCGTGATGGCTTTATTGATAAAGAAGACCTTCATGACATGCTGGCGTCTTTAG GTAAGAATCCCACAGATGAGTACCTAGAAGTCATGATGAGTGAAGCTCCTGGACCCATCAACTTCACGATGTTCCTCACCATGTTTGGAGAGAAGCTGAACGGCACTGACCCCGAGGACGTTATCAGAAACGCTTTTGCCTGTTTTGACGAAGAGGGAACAG GTTTTATACAAGAGGAGTATCTCAGAGAGCTGTTGACCACCATGGGCGACAGGTTCACAGATGAAGAAGTGGACGAGCTCTTTAGAGAAGCCCCAATCGACAAGAAGGGCAACTTCAATTATGTGGCGTTCACGCGTATCTTAAAGCATGGTGCCAAGGACAAAGACGATTAG
- the ccr9a gene encoding C-C chemokine receptor type 9a — protein sequence MMRNMTDPLAALIPTPYEDYESGSTADYTADYTDISNSLCDKSNVRNFRRQYEPPLYWLIVILGSVGNLLVIWIYTQFKNRLKTMTDVYLLNLAVADLLFLCTLPFWATDAVNGWTFGTLMCKGVSALYKINFFSCMLLLTCISVDRYFMIVLTTKAHNSKGNLLTCSKLTCVIVWLLAIVLAVPEFLFARSKEDMDNNKYCAMVYWYNENNRTKITVLVLQICVGFCIPLLVMVYCYALIIHTLLKAKSFEKHKALRVVLAVVAVFVLSQLPYNSMLVFEASQAVNTTITDCNQAQGFDVATQVLKSLAYTHCCLNPVLYVFVGVRFRKDLRRLFHTFLPRSSKGVKQRSSVMMDAESTTAFSL from the exons ATGATGAGAAATATGACAGACCCGTTGGCAGCTCTGATCCCGACACCCTAT GAAGATTATGAAAGTGGTTCTACTGCTGATTACACTGCTGATTATACTGACATTTCAAACTCTCTGTGTGACAAGAGTAATGTCAGAAACTTTCGGAGGCAATATGAACCCCCCTTGTATTGGCTGATCGTCATCCTGGGGTCTGTGGGAAACCTGTTGGTTATCTGGATCTACACCCAGTTCAAGAACCGCCTGAAGACGATGACGGACGTGTACCTGCTGAACCTGGCCGTGGCGGACCTGCTGTTCCTGTGCACCCTGCCCTTCTGGGCCACTGATGCCGTGAACGGATGGACTTTTGGCACACTCATGTGTAAAGGCGTGTCAGCGCTCTACAAAATCAACTTCTTCAGCTGCATGCTGCTGCTCACGTGCATCAGCGTGGACCGCTACTTCATGATCGTACTGACTACCAAAGCGCACAACTCCAAGGGGAACCTTCTGACCTGCAGCAAGCTGACGTGTGTGATCGTGTGGCTGTTGGCCATCGTGCTGGCGGTACCAGAGTTCCTTTTCGCACGCTCCAAAGAGGACATGGACAACAACAAGTACTGCGCCATGGTGTACTGGTACAACGAGAACAACCGCACCAAGATCACGGTGCTGGTGCTCCAGATCTGCGTGGGGTTCTGCATTCCTCTGCTGGTGATGGTGTACTGCTACGCCCTCATCATCCACACCCTGCTGAAGGCCAAGAGCTTCGAGAAGCACAAAGCGCTGCGAGTCGTCCTGGCGGTGGTGGCCGTTTTTGTGCTCTCGCAGCTGCCGTACAACAGCATGCTGGTGTTCGAGGCTTCTCAGGCGgtgaacaccaccatcacagacTGCAACCAAGCACAGGGCTTCGACGTCGCCACCCAGGTGCTGAAGAGCCTGGCGTACACGCACTGCTGCCTCAACCCCGTCCTCTACGTCTTTGTTGGGGTGCGTTTCAGGAAAGACCTCAGAAGGCTGTTCCACACCTTCCTACCGCGCAGCAGCAAGGGCGTCAAGCAGCGCTCATCCGTCATGATGGATGCAGAGAGCACCACGGCGTTCTCGCTTTGA